In a genomic window of Myxococcus fulvus:
- a CDS encoding DUF5818 domain-containing protein produces the protein MTLTGRVVYRDIETGVWVLEADDGTTYQLAGGDRHIKKDGHRIEAEGRVDKDVLTAAMVGPVFHVSSYRFV, from the coding sequence GTGACGCTCACCGGGCGCGTGGTGTACCGCGACATCGAGACGGGCGTCTGGGTGCTGGAGGCCGATGACGGCACCACGTACCAGCTCGCGGGTGGCGACCGGCACATCAAGAAGGACGGCCACCGCATCGAGGCCGAGGGCCGCGTGGACAAGGACGTGCTCACCGCCGCGATGGTGGGCCCCGTCTTCCACGTGAGCTCGTATCGCTTCGTCTGA
- a CDS encoding DUF6265 family protein, which yields MTARPALLALVLGASPLLGCGSTPHTREPTSRECGASIHDVAWLSGSWRQDTAGNLTEEHWTPAAGGTLFGVSRTIVQGKTVFFEYMRIEARKDGLYFVAQPMGRPPSDFKMLRCNSNGVLFENPQHDYPQRIFYQRPSANRLTARIEGKKDGKEAGQSYEFFQM from the coding sequence ATGACTGCTCGCCCTGCCCTCCTGGCCCTCGTCCTCGGTGCCTCCCCGCTCCTCGGCTGTGGCTCCACGCCGCACACCCGTGAGCCGACCTCGCGTGAGTGTGGCGCCTCCATCCACGACGTGGCCTGGCTGTCGGGGAGCTGGCGTCAGGACACGGCCGGAAACCTCACGGAGGAGCACTGGACGCCCGCGGCGGGCGGCACGCTCTTCGGGGTGAGCCGCACCATCGTCCAGGGCAAGACGGTGTTCTTCGAGTACATGCGCATCGAGGCGCGCAAGGACGGGCTCTACTTCGTGGCCCAGCCCATGGGTCGCCCGCCCTCGGACTTCAAGATGCTGCGTTGCAACAGCAACGGCGTGTTGTTCGAGAACCCGCAGCACGACTACCCGCAGCGCATCTTCTACCAGCGCCCCTCCGCCAACCGCCTCACCGCCCGAATCGAGGGGAAGAAGGACGGCAAGGAGGCGGGTCAGAGCTACGAGTTCTTCCAGATGTAG
- a CDS encoding class I SAM-dependent rRNA methyltransferase, with amino-acid sequence MNVVKLELARGLGRHLRAGHPWVFRKALEHVPRIPAGSVVDLTENGKFVARGYYDPHSAIAVRVLTRDSRDTVDAGFITRRVRQALAERQSLIDLTDTDSYRLIHGEGDGLPGVVVDLYAGWAVMKLYSAGLTPYRPLIIEALKAGVPGLKGIVGRDEVARDDVEEDEGRGTGRMLYGSEAPEQIAIRERGVTFMVDVWKGQKTGFFLDQRENRHLIRRLAKGRDVLNCFSFSGGFSVNAALGGANSVFSVDLDPEAIALARENFTRNGLPAEKHDFLAADVFKVIQSFKDEGRTFDLLILDPPAFAKSQRAVQAAIDGYASLNRQALGILRPGGLLATASCSARVSPDEFMGAVREAGFKAGVDLALVEERYQPPDHPVRLQFPEGKYLKFYVLQAV; translated from the coding sequence GTGAATGTCGTGAAGTTGGAGCTGGCGCGCGGACTGGGACGGCACCTGCGCGCGGGGCACCCGTGGGTGTTCCGCAAGGCGCTGGAGCACGTGCCGCGCATCCCCGCCGGCAGCGTCGTGGACCTGACGGAGAACGGGAAGTTCGTTGCGCGCGGGTACTACGACCCGCACTCGGCCATCGCCGTGCGGGTGCTGACGCGCGACTCGCGGGACACGGTGGACGCGGGCTTCATCACCCGGCGCGTGCGCCAGGCGCTGGCCGAGCGCCAGTCGCTCATCGACCTGACGGACACGGACAGCTACCGCCTGATCCACGGCGAGGGCGACGGTCTGCCGGGCGTGGTGGTGGACCTCTACGCGGGCTGGGCGGTGATGAAGCTGTACTCGGCCGGCCTGACGCCGTACCGGCCGCTCATCATCGAGGCGCTGAAGGCCGGAGTGCCGGGGCTCAAGGGCATCGTCGGCCGCGACGAGGTGGCGCGCGACGACGTGGAGGAGGACGAGGGCCGGGGCACCGGGCGCATGTTGTACGGCTCGGAGGCGCCCGAGCAGATCGCCATCCGCGAGCGCGGCGTCACCTTCATGGTGGACGTGTGGAAGGGACAGAAGACGGGCTTCTTCCTGGACCAGCGCGAGAACCGTCACCTCATCCGTCGACTGGCCAAGGGCCGCGACGTGCTCAACTGCTTCAGCTTCAGCGGTGGCTTCTCGGTGAATGCGGCGCTGGGCGGAGCCAACAGCGTGTTCTCGGTGGACCTGGACCCCGAGGCCATCGCCCTGGCGCGCGAGAACTTCACGCGCAACGGGCTGCCGGCGGAGAAGCACGACTTCCTCGCGGCGGACGTGTTCAAGGTCATCCAGTCCTTCAAGGACGAGGGCCGCACGTTCGATTTGCTCATCCTGGATCCTCCGGCCTTCGCCAAGAGCCAGCGCGCGGTGCAGGCGGCCATCGACGGGTACGCGTCGCTCAATCGTCAGGCGCTGGGAATCCTCCGGCCCGGTGGGCTGCTGGCCACGGCGTCCTGCTCGGCGCGCGTGAGCCCGGATGAGTTCATGGGCGCGGTGCGCGAGGCGGGCTTCAAGGCCGGCGTGGACCTGGCGCTCGTCGAGGAGCGCTACCAGCCGCCGGACCACCCCGTGCGCCTGCAGTTCCCGGAAGGGAAGTACCTGAAGTTCTACGTGCTCCAGGCCGTCTGA
- a CDS encoding Ig-like domain-containing protein, translating to MGTRSSRFCVGVLALASLSGCLEPGDAIYLPRDTVPPRVVSTAPGGGETLPTGGSLRVTFSEAMDLRSLRPGIAVFSGRDELPLTLTAPPVPELDEDVERGDVPYTVEAAFAEGVVLTPNTQYTLVLRTVLTDYEGNPLSSEIRIVFRSAP from the coding sequence ATGGGCACGCGCTCGAGTCGGTTCTGCGTCGGAGTGCTCGCGCTGGCGTCGCTGTCCGGGTGCCTGGAGCCAGGGGACGCCATCTACCTGCCGCGCGACACGGTGCCGCCCCGGGTCGTCTCCACGGCACCGGGAGGAGGGGAGACGCTGCCCACGGGCGGCTCCCTGCGCGTCACCTTCTCCGAGGCCATGGACCTGCGCAGCCTGCGTCCGGGCATCGCGGTGTTCTCTGGCCGGGATGAGCTCCCGCTCACACTCACCGCGCCCCCCGTGCCGGAGCTGGACGAGGACGTGGAGCGGGGCGACGTCCCGTACACGGTGGAGGCCGCCTTCGCCGAGGGCGTCGTGCTGACGCCCAACACCCAGTACACGCTGGTGCTGCGCACGGTGCTCACGGACTACGAGGGCAACCCGCTCTCCAGCGAGATTCGCATCGTCTTCCGCAGCGCGCCGTGA
- a CDS encoding serine aminopeptidase domain-containing protein has product MVQKGQFLERSTLVPVGAEVMEGTAHRGKRAPPLLIIPPRPDEGGGMDHVIAAELAWAAASAGFPTLRFNHRGVGASQGKRGKDLALLEDAEAAMRVLLETAGTSAVAVASLHGGAQVALALQARFPSVGGLCLVAPADVDPAVLGRVTCPLLVVQGEGDGRMPRASVSAAVARAGGEFEVIDDAGATFQRNLPQVGHALSTWLQRLSGG; this is encoded by the coding sequence ATGGTCCAGAAAGGTCAGTTCCTGGAGCGCTCCACGCTCGTCCCCGTGGGCGCGGAGGTGATGGAGGGCACGGCGCATCGCGGCAAGCGCGCGCCTCCGTTGCTCATCATCCCGCCGCGACCGGACGAGGGTGGCGGAATGGATCACGTCATCGCCGCGGAGCTCGCCTGGGCGGCGGCCAGCGCGGGCTTTCCCACCCTGCGCTTCAACCACCGGGGGGTGGGGGCGAGTCAGGGCAAGCGGGGCAAGGACCTGGCGCTGCTCGAGGACGCCGAGGCGGCGATGCGAGTGCTCCTGGAGACAGCCGGCACGAGCGCCGTGGCGGTGGCGTCGCTGCACGGCGGCGCGCAGGTGGCCCTGGCGCTCCAGGCGCGGTTCCCCTCCGTGGGGGGCCTGTGTCTGGTGGCGCCGGCGGACGTGGACCCGGCGGTGCTGGGGCGTGTGACGTGCCCGTTGCTGGTGGTCCAGGGGGAGGGGGATGGACGGATGCCTCGGGCATCGGTGTCGGCGGCGGTGGCACGGGCCGGAGGGGAGTTCGAGGTCATCGACGACGCCGGCGCCACCTTCCAGCGCAACCTCCCGCAGGTGGGCCACGCCCTGTCCACCTGGCTCCAGCGCCTCTCCGGCGGTTGA
- a CDS encoding type II CAAX endopeptidase family protein: MEDSAPSDAAPLGPTGPSEPPPPEPRSPRMLALGGAALALVLFILVGGSVQLLNAAFGIWFTEVFIFMALGWLLPRLGGWKPALFTGLTPLHPVSTLFGFLLGIANFFALVVPIQFTAQKLAPEWMKEMFDGSRLFEQQTPVELAIILAGVTVAAPICEELFFRGVFQRGLTPPAPRSPTTALVISAVVFSAFHLDPVGFVARVELGLLFGWLYLRTGSLWPGIAAHAANNLVSSAAFLVAKSMGTEAADTDTNPQDVLMLASLGWAGVLALLGMSRWVPVWGTGIAVSDERARETKPVPSLAKLVLPWVVAATLSLVLLAVVDRRGIALNLHDVAHPLAPLKKDAPAGLQAERESLQDLREAVRRGEAPLEAYSEERTRQARAHKAEGGVKSP; the protein is encoded by the coding sequence TTGGAAGATTCCGCTCCCAGCGACGCCGCGCCCCTCGGGCCGACGGGGCCCTCCGAGCCTCCCCCTCCGGAGCCCAGGAGCCCCCGGATGCTGGCGCTCGGCGGGGCGGCCCTGGCGCTGGTGCTCTTCATCCTGGTGGGCGGCTCCGTCCAGTTGCTCAACGCGGCCTTCGGCATCTGGTTCACCGAGGTGTTCATCTTCATGGCGCTGGGGTGGCTGCTGCCGCGCCTCGGAGGATGGAAGCCCGCGCTCTTCACGGGACTGACGCCGCTGCATCCGGTGTCGACGCTCTTCGGCTTCCTGTTGGGCATCGCCAACTTCTTCGCGCTGGTGGTGCCCATCCAGTTCACCGCGCAGAAGCTCGCGCCCGAGTGGATGAAGGAGATGTTCGACGGTTCGCGGCTCTTCGAGCAGCAGACGCCGGTGGAGCTGGCCATCATCCTGGCGGGCGTAACGGTCGCCGCGCCCATCTGCGAGGAGCTGTTCTTCCGAGGCGTCTTCCAGCGCGGCCTGACGCCTCCGGCGCCGCGCTCGCCCACGACGGCCCTGGTCATCTCCGCGGTGGTGTTCAGCGCGTTCCACCTGGACCCCGTGGGCTTCGTGGCCCGCGTCGAATTGGGCCTGCTGTTCGGCTGGCTCTACCTACGCACCGGCTCGCTGTGGCCCGGCATCGCCGCGCATGCGGCCAACAACCTGGTGTCCTCGGCCGCGTTCCTGGTGGCCAAGTCGATGGGCACCGAGGCCGCGGACACGGACACCAATCCCCAGGACGTGCTGATGCTGGCGAGCCTCGGGTGGGCGGGGGTGCTCGCGCTGCTGGGCATGTCACGGTGGGTTCCCGTCTGGGGCACCGGCATCGCGGTGAGCGACGAGCGCGCGCGGGAGACGAAGCCCGTGCCGTCCCTGGCGAAGCTGGTGCTGCCATGGGTGGTGGCCGCGACGCTGTCCCTCGTGCTGCTCGCCGTGGTGGACCGGCGCGGCATCGCGCTCAACCTCCATGACGTGGCCCACCCGCTGGCGCCGCTCAAGAAGGACGCGCCCGCGGGTCTCCAAGCGGAGCGGGAGTCCTTGCAGGACCTCCGCGAGGCCGTGCGTCGCGGCGAGGCTCCGCTGGAGGCGTACAGCGAGGAGCGCACGCGTCAGGCGCGCGCGCATAAGGCCGAAGGCGGCGTGAAGTCTCCCTGA
- a CDS encoding S8 family serine peptidase — MRMVRWSLGGAALALAVTVAPACKSAQSEAERPAPPPASLADLVDAVDVVPHAIVVDFKDGTTKAEFDAWEADWGVDLELNSVESTDEALTLAVGVDDVAGVLEKIRQHPSVEAAEPLMEVRASFTPNDPEYARQWNLQMIDMPKAWERSRGKGVVVAVLDTGIAYEDHEDFKQVPDLKGVKFVSGYDFVNDDEHANDDHGHGTHVAGTIAQATNNGEGVAGVAFEATLMPVKVLNHFGGGTTADIADAIRFAADKGANVINMSLGGGGYSQVMAQAVEYARKKGVTVVAAAGNGGRAHVEFPAAYPGAVAVSAVGPERSLAPYSSYGKELDIAAPGGDKRRGDAGGIIQNTIDPRDVSRSVYASYQGTSMATPHVAAVAAMLYSAGAKGPDEVEKALYAGATKVADQAWTEQYGHGLLNAEASLASLGGGMSRWPPLYWALALLAFVLLTLRGRERPGYLNALLRPAFIVPLLLSTVGVYFVRAWFMGTAGAAGDVVEMASLPIPDWERIIFGRGRTVNPLFYSALIPVLLSLPAIGWKGMRSAVGGLALGFAGFLAYSAWAGAPALSWMPFAFLAKPWLGFNTVICLIVARAMLKREDVP, encoded by the coding sequence ATGCGGATGGTGCGATGGAGTTTGGGCGGAGCCGCGCTGGCCCTGGCCGTGACGGTGGCGCCCGCGTGCAAGTCCGCCCAGAGCGAAGCCGAGCGCCCGGCGCCGCCCCCCGCCTCGCTGGCGGACCTGGTGGATGCGGTGGACGTGGTGCCCCACGCCATCGTCGTGGACTTCAAGGACGGCACGACCAAGGCGGAGTTCGACGCCTGGGAGGCCGACTGGGGCGTGGACCTGGAGCTCAACTCGGTGGAGAGCACCGACGAGGCCCTCACGCTGGCGGTGGGCGTGGACGACGTGGCGGGCGTGCTGGAGAAGATCCGCCAGCACCCGAGCGTCGAGGCCGCCGAGCCGCTGATGGAGGTCCGCGCGAGCTTCACGCCGAATGACCCCGAGTACGCGCGGCAGTGGAACCTCCAGATGATCGACATGCCCAAGGCCTGGGAGCGCAGCCGGGGCAAGGGCGTCGTCGTGGCCGTGCTGGACACGGGCATCGCGTACGAGGACCACGAGGACTTCAAGCAGGTGCCCGACCTCAAGGGCGTGAAGTTCGTGTCCGGTTACGACTTCGTCAACGACGACGAGCACGCCAACGATGACCACGGCCACGGCACGCACGTGGCGGGCACCATCGCGCAGGCCACCAACAACGGCGAGGGCGTGGCGGGCGTGGCCTTCGAGGCGACGCTGATGCCGGTGAAGGTGCTCAACCACTTCGGTGGCGGCACCACGGCGGACATCGCGGACGCCATCCGCTTCGCGGCGGACAAGGGCGCCAACGTCATCAACATGTCGCTGGGCGGTGGTGGTTACTCGCAGGTGATGGCGCAGGCAGTCGAGTACGCCCGCAAGAAGGGCGTCACGGTGGTGGCGGCTGCGGGCAACGGCGGCCGCGCGCACGTGGAGTTCCCCGCGGCCTATCCCGGCGCCGTGGCGGTGTCGGCGGTGGGGCCGGAGCGCTCGCTCGCGCCGTACTCGTCCTACGGAAAGGAGCTGGACATCGCCGCGCCCGGTGGTGACAAGCGCCGTGGGGACGCGGGCGGCATCATCCAGAACACCATCGACCCGAGGGACGTGTCGCGCTCCGTCTACGCCTCGTACCAGGGCACCAGCATGGCCACGCCGCACGTGGCCGCGGTGGCCGCGATGCTGTACTCGGCCGGCGCCAAGGGACCGGACGAGGTGGAGAAGGCGCTGTACGCGGGCGCGACGAAGGTGGCGGACCAGGCGTGGACCGAGCAGTACGGGCACGGTCTGCTCAACGCGGAGGCGTCGCTGGCGTCGCTCGGCGGTGGCATGTCGCGCTGGCCGCCGCTGTACTGGGCGCTGGCGCTGCTGGCCTTCGTGCTGCTGACGCTGCGCGGCCGCGAGCGTCCGGGCTACCTCAACGCGCTCCTGCGGCCGGCCTTCATCGTGCCGCTGCTGTTGTCCACGGTGGGCGTGTACTTCGTGCGTGCCTGGTTCATGGGCACGGCGGGCGCCGCGGGTGACGTGGTGGAGATGGCCTCGCTGCCCATCCCGGATTGGGAGCGCATCATCTTCGGCCGTGGGCGCACGGTGAACCCGCTGTTCTACAGCGCGCTCATCCCGGTGCTGCTGTCGCTGCCCGCCATCGGCTGGAAGGGGATGCGCTCGGCGGTGGGGGGCCTCGCACTGGGCTTCGCGGGCTTCCTGGCGTACTCGGCGTGGGCCGGCGCTCCGGCGCTCTCGTGGATGCCCTTCGCGTTCCTGGCGAAGCCGTGGCTGGGCTTCAACACGGTCATCTGCCTCATCGTCGCTCGCGCCATGCTCAAGCGTGAGGACGTGCCGTGA
- a CDS encoding HAD-IIB family hydrolase, with translation MPASSKVVTPRPLREADLSRVEGVFTDVDGTLTTGHKLRSDTVRALERLSDSGLRVVLVSGRPAGWGEAWARQLPVDGVIVENGGLFFLRGKRGLRKVYLEAPAERVANRRRLQAEVARVLKQVPGARLSVDSAYTEVDLAVDYNEEARLGEEGAARIESLLHARGVTAVRSSVHVNCWLGRFDKLSATRRFARVAWGEKLEPRDGRYVYVGDSFNDAPMFQAFELGVGVANVRAVLDRIDAPPAFITRAAEGKGFEELARTLLARRSRRAREE, from the coding sequence ATGCCGGCCTCCAGCAAGGTCGTGACGCCGCGCCCGCTGCGCGAGGCGGACCTGTCCCGTGTCGAGGGCGTCTTCACGGACGTGGACGGCACGCTGACGACGGGCCACAAGCTGCGCTCGGACACCGTGCGAGCGCTGGAGCGGCTGTCCGACTCCGGGCTGCGCGTGGTGCTGGTGAGCGGTCGTCCGGCGGGGTGGGGGGAGGCCTGGGCCCGACAGCTCCCGGTGGATGGCGTCATCGTGGAGAACGGCGGCCTGTTCTTCCTGCGCGGCAAGCGAGGGCTGCGCAAGGTGTACCTGGAGGCGCCCGCCGAGCGCGTGGCGAACCGGCGCAGGCTCCAGGCCGAGGTCGCCCGGGTGTTGAAGCAGGTGCCCGGCGCGCGGCTGTCGGTGGACAGCGCGTACACGGAAGTGGACCTGGCCGTGGATTACAACGAGGAGGCCCGGCTGGGTGAGGAGGGCGCTGCTCGCATCGAGTCGCTGCTGCACGCGCGAGGCGTGACGGCGGTGCGCTCGTCGGTGCATGTGAATTGCTGGCTCGGCCGCTTCGACAAGCTGAGCGCGACGCGGAGATTCGCGCGGGTGGCGTGGGGGGAGAAGTTGGAGCCCCGGGACGGCCGCTACGTGTACGTGGGGGATTCTTTCAACGACGCCCCGATGTTCCAGGCTTTCGAGCTGGGAGTGGGCGTGGCCAACGTGCGCGCGGTGCTGGACCGCATCGACGCGCCGCCGGCCTTCATCACCCGGGCGGCGGAGGGCAAGGGCTTCGAGGAGCTGGCCCGGACGCTGCTGGCCCGGCGGAGCCGAAGGGCTCGTGAGGAGTGA
- a CDS encoding 1-acyl-sn-glycerol-3-phosphate acyltransferase: METALSQSANQGESLLKAEFGPMSRALGTRYLESVHFPPEAEDELRNLHAKGFVVHVMRSTAWVNFLYLTWAMVRRSLPPVRAVANLRPWFTKPWRQTKQSGAFLERFEYARQQGGSGLVFLRRTALLHASGKETHEDPFPALVELARTSDRPVYLVPELFVWEKRSARLKPNWVDMVFGSPEAPGFLHSMLAFFRNYKRAQFRVGEPIDLRAFAEQNPKDSVEVLARKVRSTLHVHLARETRAVFGPPAKPAVRIIDETLRDRQLRKVVDEHAAQSGRKQESVLREARRNLEAIAAKPSPTTLAFVAPLLDWVFNRIYDGMHVDEAGLHRALKAATRAPIVLCPSHKSHMDYLVMSWVLWNRGYAVPLVAAGANLSFWPLGSIFRRCGAFFLRRSFKGDKVYAASFKAYVRKLVHDGIHQEFFPEGGRSRTGKLLSPKLGMFTWQVESVLEGARNDLLFVPVAIDYEKVVESGSYSKELAGGEKKPEDLKALLSTPKVLAARYGRIHLGFDEPISLVEFMKERGLDPEQPVTDEQKKGLVRALGNRVMYGISKVSTVTPHALVSTSLLAHRRRGLTQRELADRISILRRIAQEDGAPQSRELGNAPSNPETMGPIQDAMRTFIGDEMVRTQEAKGDVIYQVEDDRRAEMSFYKNTLMNLVSARSLVANAMLTAGTSASYDDVKARALFLSRLFKLEFIYRVNTTFDTIFAETVERLVRMGLVMHEGDTLSVAPEPHAQPELEFLADLLRDYLEAYLLAAMTLNDVATGVAEDRKAFLRMALETGRAEYHAGRITAAESLAKVTLENAVTYLQDQKLLVEEDKKLKVGPQATDADARKQLVESIREYLQR, from the coding sequence TTGGAAACCGCGCTGTCGCAGTCTGCGAATCAGGGAGAGTCCTTGCTGAAGGCGGAGTTCGGCCCGATGAGCCGGGCGCTGGGCACTCGCTATCTGGAGAGCGTCCACTTCCCGCCCGAGGCCGAGGACGAGCTGCGAAACCTCCACGCCAAGGGGTTCGTGGTGCACGTCATGCGCTCCACGGCGTGGGTGAACTTCCTCTACCTCACCTGGGCCATGGTGCGCCGGAGCCTGCCGCCCGTGCGGGCGGTGGCCAACCTGCGTCCGTGGTTCACCAAGCCGTGGCGCCAGACGAAGCAGTCCGGCGCCTTCCTGGAGCGCTTCGAGTACGCGCGTCAGCAGGGAGGCAGCGGCCTGGTCTTCCTGCGGCGCACGGCGCTGCTGCACGCGTCCGGCAAGGAGACGCACGAGGACCCCTTCCCCGCCCTGGTGGAGCTGGCGCGCACGTCGGACCGGCCCGTGTACCTGGTGCCGGAGCTGTTCGTCTGGGAGAAGCGCAGCGCGCGCCTGAAGCCCAACTGGGTGGACATGGTGTTCGGCAGCCCCGAGGCCCCGGGCTTCCTGCACTCGATGCTGGCCTTCTTCCGCAACTACAAGCGCGCGCAGTTCCGCGTGGGAGAGCCCATCGACCTGCGCGCCTTCGCCGAGCAGAACCCGAAGGACTCGGTGGAGGTGCTCGCGCGCAAGGTGCGCAGCACGCTGCACGTGCACCTGGCCCGTGAGACGCGCGCGGTGTTCGGCCCGCCGGCCAAGCCGGCCGTGCGCATCATCGACGAGACGCTGCGCGACAGGCAGCTGCGCAAGGTGGTGGACGAGCACGCCGCGCAGTCCGGCCGCAAGCAGGAGAGCGTGCTGCGCGAGGCCCGCCGCAACCTGGAGGCCATCGCCGCCAAGCCCAGCCCCACGACGCTGGCCTTCGTGGCGCCGCTGCTCGACTGGGTGTTCAACCGCATCTACGACGGCATGCACGTGGATGAGGCGGGCCTGCACCGCGCGCTCAAGGCCGCCACGCGCGCGCCCATCGTCCTGTGTCCCAGTCACAAGAGCCACATGGACTACCTGGTGATGAGCTGGGTGCTGTGGAACCGCGGCTACGCGGTGCCGCTGGTGGCCGCGGGCGCCAACCTGTCCTTCTGGCCCCTGGGCAGCATCTTCCGCCGCTGCGGCGCGTTCTTCCTGCGCCGCTCGTTCAAGGGCGACAAGGTCTACGCCGCGTCCTTCAAGGCCTACGTGCGCAAGCTGGTGCACGACGGCATCCACCAGGAGTTCTTCCCCGAGGGCGGCCGCTCGCGCACGGGCAAGCTGCTCTCTCCCAAGCTGGGCATGTTCACCTGGCAGGTGGAGTCGGTGCTGGAGGGCGCGCGCAACGATTTGCTCTTCGTCCCGGTGGCCATCGACTACGAGAAGGTCGTCGAGTCGGGCAGCTACTCGAAGGAGCTGGCGGGCGGGGAGAAGAAGCCCGAGGACCTCAAGGCGCTGCTCAGCACGCCCAAGGTGCTCGCGGCGCGCTACGGCCGCATCCACCTGGGCTTCGACGAGCCCATCTCGCTGGTGGAGTTCATGAAGGAGCGCGGGCTCGATCCCGAGCAGCCGGTCACGGACGAGCAGAAGAAGGGCCTGGTGCGCGCGCTCGGCAACCGCGTGATGTACGGCATCAGCAAGGTGTCCACCGTGACGCCGCACGCGCTGGTGAGCACGTCGCTGCTCGCGCACCGTCGCCGGGGCCTGACGCAGCGGGAGCTGGCGGACCGCATCAGCATCCTGCGCCGCATCGCCCAGGAGGACGGCGCGCCGCAGTCGCGCGAGCTGGGCAACGCCCCCAGCAACCCCGAGACGATGGGGCCCATCCAGGACGCGATGCGCACCTTCATCGGCGACGAGATGGTGCGCACCCAGGAGGCCAAGGGTGACGTCATCTACCAGGTGGAGGACGACCGCCGCGCGGAGATGTCCTTCTACAAGAACACGCTGATGAACCTGGTGTCCGCGCGCAGCCTCGTGGCCAACGCGATGCTGACCGCGGGCACGTCCGCCTCGTACGACGACGTGAAGGCGCGCGCGCTGTTCCTCTCGCGCCTGTTCAAGCTCGAGTTCATCTACCGGGTGAACACCACCTTCGACACCATCTTCGCGGAGACGGTGGAGCGGCTGGTGCGCATGGGCCTGGTCATGCACGAGGGCGACACGCTGAGCGTCGCTCCCGAGCCCCATGCCCAGCCGGAGCTGGAGTTCCTGGCGGACCTGCTGCGCGACTACCTGGAGGCGTACCTGCTGGCCGCGATGACGCTCAACGACGTGGCCACGGGCGTCGCCGAGGACCGCAAGGCCTTCCTCCGGATGGCACTGGAGACGGGCCGCGCCGAGTACCACGCCGGCCGCATCACCGCCGCCGAGTCCCTGGCCAAGGTGACGCTGGAGAACGCGGTGACGTACCTGCAGGACCAGAAGCTCCTCGTCGAGGAGGACAAGAAGCTCAAGGTCGGTCCCCAGGCGACGGACGCGGACGCGCGCAAGCAGCTCGTCGAGAGCATCCGCGAGTACCTGCAGCGCTGA
- a CDS encoding cytochrome c3 family protein: MLHRQNRHALLALAALAMLVGAGVAWAATARERSLAVYPAQHVPLRFDHAQHLEAGAECTTCHDSARASASSKDLNLPGHEECETCHDIEAGRKGKPTDPPSSCNTCHPGFDATVRKEPAKLSMPPANLHFSHQQHVDKKVECSVCHGEMKDVKLGTRNQLPKMATCFKCHDGTVASNTCATCHPTEPSGRLKLTFDSGLLKPMQGNPLGLDHGPRFEFNHGARASTDRLVCMQCHSESYCQTCHDGMQKPLSIHPNDFITLHPVQARTNSPRCESCHRAQSFCAACHERAGVGMDAAQSLRPRNQKVHPDYTTWVELPGPQHHGIAASRDLTSCISCHREESCMSCHSELSPRRQINPHPAGFAQSCKKLASANDRACLKCHSSESLAQKGCR, encoded by the coding sequence ATGCTTCACCGTCAGAACCGACATGCGCTGCTCGCCCTGGCCGCGCTCGCCATGCTGGTGGGCGCCGGCGTCGCCTGGGCCGCCACGGCCCGCGAGCGCAGCCTGGCCGTCTATCCCGCCCAGCACGTCCCGCTGCGCTTCGACCACGCCCAGCATCTGGAGGCGGGCGCTGAGTGCACCACGTGCCACGACTCGGCCCGCGCCAGCGCGTCCTCCAAGGACCTGAACCTCCCGGGCCACGAGGAGTGCGAGACCTGCCACGACATCGAGGCGGGCCGGAAGGGCAAGCCCACGGACCCGCCGTCGTCGTGCAACACCTGCCACCCCGGCTTCGACGCCACCGTGCGCAAGGAGCCCGCGAAGCTGTCCATGCCTCCGGCCAACCTGCACTTCAGCCACCAGCAGCACGTGGACAAGAAGGTGGAGTGCTCGGTGTGCCACGGCGAGATGAAGGACGTGAAGCTCGGCACGCGCAACCAGCTGCCGAAGATGGCCACGTGCTTCAAGTGCCACGATGGCACCGTGGCCTCCAACACGTGCGCCACCTGTCACCCGACGGAGCCGTCCGGTCGGCTGAAGCTGACGTTCGACTCGGGCCTGCTCAAACCCATGCAGGGCAATCCGCTGGGCCTGGACCACGGCCCGCGCTTCGAGTTCAACCACGGGGCCCGCGCGTCCACGGACCGGCTGGTCTGCATGCAGTGCCACAGCGAGAGCTACTGCCAGACGTGCCATGACGGCATGCAGAAGCCGCTGTCCATTCACCCCAACGACTTCATCACCCTGCACCCGGTGCAGGCCCGGACCAACTCGCCCCGGTGCGAGAGCTGCCACCGCGCCCAGTCCTTCTGCGCCGCCTGCCACGAGCGCGCGGGCGTGGGCATGGACGCGGCCCAGTCGCTGCGGCCGCGCAACCAGAAGGTGCACCCGGACTACACCACGTGGGTGGAGCTGCCCGGACCGCAGCACCACGGCATCGCCGCCTCGCGGGATTTGACCAGCTGCATCTCCTGCCACCGTGAGGAGTCGTGCATGAGCTGCCACTCGGAGCTGTCGCCGCGGCGGCAGATCAACCCGCACCCGGCGGGCTTCGCGCAGTCGTGCAAGAAGCTGGCGTCGGCGAATGACCGCGCCTGCCTCAAGTGCCACTCGTCGGAGAGCCTGGCGCAGAAGGGGTGCCGGTGA